One window from the genome of Nicotiana tomentosiformis chromosome 5, ASM39032v3, whole genome shotgun sequence encodes:
- the LOC138891700 gene encoding uncharacterized protein: MSSDSNKRNDIAWNYAIQGSSRSAIKCVFCEKTYNGGITRHKQHLIGGFKNVVQCPLCPPEVREEVKAFVDKKNVTRTQMNFEASVNLIDEDDEMDEDGEMRPPPPKTHHKISSNSSSGSSTTARTVTKGPLNLYFSAKQQEKGKGEEGLGLEAKKILRDRAVSAFAAWMYDAGLPFNCVNYKTFDKFIEAVGQYGPGMKPPSYHEVRVTHLKKEVKKIDQIIEEHKVEWNKFGCSIMMDKWTSRNGKMIINVLVNSPRGSVFLESHDASNSSTDGSKMYSLFRKTIDKIGKENVVQIVTDNASENVSAGRMMEAMYPHIYWTPCAAHCINLMFGDIFKENPYASVFTKAVRVYSYISQRPLLLNLMRKFTNERNLVRPAKTRFATAFLTLHSFYLQKKKLRKLVLSNEWKDNRYAKEVAGKETAKVLISPSFWNDVVRALKVGGPLIKVLRMVDGERKPPMGYLYEAMDRAKETIAASFEGDVRKYEKVFEIIDIRWENQLHRPLHAAGHLLNPGLFYKNTRDETLASEVWIGYHACLEKLVPNSATIDQIGEEFGRYSQAEGLFGLQAAIRARDIRSPVEWWKQFGHQTPNLQKFAIKVLSLTCSASGCERNWSVFEHIHSKKRNRLELSRLNDLVYIKYNRTLRRRYEARDTIDPILLDNIDEANEWLTGAPQNHEDEQVYEGDDLDWGTVSMAVGVEENIYGLRGSSSSYKGKGVASSSRSLIDENSEDEEDDSQYNANIHEVVEFENLEEE, encoded by the exons ATGTCATCCGATAGTAATAAACGAAATGATATAGCTTGGAATTATGCTATACAAGGCTCATCAAGATCCGCAATTAAATGTGTGTTTTGTGAAAAAACATATAATGGTGGGATAACTCGTCACAAGCAACATTTGATAGGTGGATTTAAAAATGTAGTACAATGTCCCCTTTGTCCGCCCGAGGTTAGGGAGGAAGTAAAAGCGTTTGTTGATAAGAAAAATGTGACAAGAACTCAAATGAATTTTGAAGCATCGGTGAATCtaattgatgaagatgatgaaatggatgaAGATGGTGAAATGAGACCTCCCCCCCCCAAAACTCATCATAAGATATCTTCAAATAGTTCTAGTGGGTCATCTACGACGGCACGTACAGTGACAAAAGGTCCTCTCAATCTTTATTTCTCGGCAAAACAACAAGAAAAGGGAAAAGGTGAAGAAGGTCTAGGTTTAGaagccaagaagattttgagagACCGCGCCGTAAGTGCCTTTGCAGCATGGATGTATGATGCAGGGCTTCCTTTCAACTGTGTTAACTACAAAACTTTTGATAAATTCATTGAAGCTGTAGGACAATATGGCCCAGGAATGAAGCCTCCTAGCTATCATGAAGTTAGAGTAACTCATCTTAAAAAAGAGGTGAAAAAGATAGACCAAATTATTGAGGAGCATAAAGTGGAATGGAACAAGTTTGGATGTtccattatgatggataaatggacATCACGGAATGGAAAAATGATCATAAATGTGTTGGTGAACTCTCCAAGAGGGAGTGTTTTTCTTGAATCTCACGATGCTAGCAACTCTTCTACGGATGGAAGCAAAATGTACAGCTTGTTTAGAAAGACTATTGATAAAATTGGAAAGGAAAATGTTGTACAAATTGTTACAGATAATGCTAGTGAGAATGTTAGTGCGGGTAGGATGATGGAAGCTATGTATCCACACATTTATTGGACTCCATGTGCTGCCCATTGTATCAACTTGATGTTTGGTGACATATTCAAGGAAAACCCATATGCTTCAG TTTTCACTAAGGCCGTCAGGGTATATTCTTACATCAGTCAGAGGCCgttgttgttgaatttgatgaggaaattcacaaatgaaagaaatttggtgagaccgGCCAAGACTAGATTTGCAACGgctttcttaactttgcatagtTTTTACTTGCAAAAGAAAAAATTGAGAAAGCTAGTTCTTTCAAATGAATGGAAAGATAATAGATATGCAAAGGAAGTTGCGGGAAAAGAAACTGCCAAAGTTCTTATTTCTCCATCATTCTGGAATGACGTCGTTCGGGCTCTTAAAGTTGGTGGTCCTTTGATTAAGGTACTTCGTATGGTGGATGGGGAGAGAAAACCACCAATGGGCTATCTTTATGAGGCTATGGATAGAGCCAAAGAGACTATTGCAGCGTCATTTGAGGGAGATGTTAGAAAATATGAGAAAGTTTTTGAGATAATTGATATCAGGTGGGAGAATCAACTCCATCGACCTTTGCATGCAGCAGGCCATCTTCTGAACCCGGGATTATTTTACAAGAACACTAGAGATGAAACTTTGGCTTCAGAGGTGTGGATTGGATACCATGCATGTCTTGAGAAGTTGGTCCCTAATTCAGCGACGATAGATCAAATAGGGGAGGAGTTTGGTAGGTACTCACAAGCAGAGGGCCTATTTGGTTTACAAGCGGCCATTAGAGCCAGAGACATAAGGTCGCCAG ttGAATGGTGGAAGCAATTTGGACATCAAACTCCAAACTTGCAAAAGTTTGCCATCAAAGTACTAAGCCTAACTTGTAGTGCGTCTGGATGCGAGAGAAATTGGAGCGTATTTGAGCAT ATTCACTCCAAGAAAAGGAATAGGCTTGAGCTATCGCGTCTCAATGATCTAGTGTATATTAAATACAATAGAACATTGAGGCGACGTTATGAAGCTCGCGATACCATTGATCCAATTTTGTTGGACAACATTGACGAGGCAAATGAATGGTTAACTGGAGCCCCGCAAAATCATGAAGATGAACAAGTGTATGAAGGAGATGATCTTGATTGGGGTACTGTTTCTATGGCGGTTGGAGTTGAGGAGAATATCTATGGTCTTAGAGGGAGTTCTTCAAGTTACAAGGGAAAGGGAGTAGCAAGTTCAAGCCGGTCCCTAATCGATGAAAACTccgaggatgaagaagatgatAGCCAATATAATGCTAACATTCATGaagttgtagaatttgaaaatcttgaagaagaatag